In the Mytilus trossulus isolate FHL-02 chromosome 1, PNRI_Mtr1.1.1.hap1, whole genome shotgun sequence genome, one interval contains:
- the LOC134684115 gene encoding beta-1,3-galactosyltransferase brn-like — MQFKMFDYDYVFFKHQIQRNTKRILYFICILVIIIYLSNANNKRENYHFDFVYSNLSKIIAEIEKTGTTSTKPLNNLTSSYRLLRNPRHRQCQSESCMTLDIIYLIKSAVFNFSQRKAIRETWGKDGDMHILTIFILGYSESVQSLIETESIVYGDILQFDMQDIYDNLVYKTVFSIAWLCDSNIITKYVHFVDDDRMINSKNLLKLALKNLHKFDMKMIGYKANFENPYRRKNSKWYISVTDYEFDVWPPYIIGGTMITNLHVIKTLREGIPFSKVIRIEDAYIGILANLLRISLEHNKHFTPFFISGYELINKISSPDYRSYNTMKREWKVLNSVSNLTIRRNGNS; from the exons ATgcagtttaaaatgtttgattacGATTATGTGTTTTTCAAACATCAAATTCAACGCAACACAAA GCGTATACTTTACTTTATCTGCATTTTAGTCATCATAATATATCTATCCAACGCAAATAACAAAAGAGAAAATTACcactttgattttgtttatagtaaTCTAAGTAAAATAATAGCTGAGATAGAGAAAACAGGTACAACATCAACAAAGCcattaaacaatttaacttcatCTTATAGACTACTGAGAAATCCTCGTCATCGACAGTGCCAGTCAGAATCTTGCATGACTTTGGATATCATATACCTTATCAAATCTGCTGTTTTTAACTTTAGTCAAAGGAAAGCAATTCGTGAGACATGGGGCAAAGATGGAGATATGCACATACTAACAATATTCATATTAGGATATAGCGAATCAGTGCAATCACTTATAGAGACGGAATCAATAGTTTATGGTGATATATTGCAGTTTGATATGCAGGATATATATGATAATCTCGTGTATAAGACAGTTTTCTCTATTGCTTGGTTATGTGATTCTAACATCATTACGAAATATGTCCATTTTGTCGATGACGACCGGATGATTAATTCAAAAAATCTTCTAAAACTAGCATTAAAAAATTTACACAAGTTTGACATGAAAATGATAGGATATAAAGCTAACTTTGAAAACCCTTACCGCAGGAAAAATTCTAAGTGGTATATATCTGTTACGGACTATGAATTTGATGTATGGCCACCATATATAATTGGTGGTACAATGATCACAAATTTGCACGTGATAAAAACACTAAGGGAAGGGATACCATTTTCTAAAGTTATTCGAATCGAAGATGCCTACATCGGTATATTGGCAAAcctgctaaggatttcattgGAACATAATAAACACTTCACGCCATTCTTCATATCAGGATATGAACTGATTAACAAAATATCTAGTCCTGATTACCGCAGCTACAATACGATGAAAAGGGAATGGAAGGTTCTAAATTCAGTCAGCAATCTCACTATCCGCAGAAACGGTAACTCATAA
- the LOC134684105 gene encoding uncharacterized protein LOC134684105, which produces MRSSWQSVLKRLRPTILTIWLFLRQPANILDVNLTISQAMKVYDVEGEENFDLGTFELGYLAREPNTSGVENPMNPGINRFSTCVSADEIDKLIISQTNPNSRKNTKWAIKVFNEWRAARRQNGVEITDLLTMDVYTLDYWLQRFVLEARKKNTGDEYPPKSLYYIVCGLMRHCKDNKLFHVNFFDEKDGTFAQFRKVLDARMKYLLAKGLGTKQKKADAILEEDEEMLWSSGVFGQSNSTTLQYTVFYYACKMFGLRGRDEHRNLLCSQFELGEDGKAKYIRFICRNNKTFNGGLAHMKVSNKDIKHYSNDGLRCMYNIFETYLNMLGNDGCFYRKPLALVGNTIRYGKQPLGVNKLEELMKEMCQKAGLTGNYTNHSGKRTCATALYKAGLDEQTIMDRTGHRSSAVRAYKSKTDEIEQIVSSVFNPPSIDTVHVTLNELEVKEPAFKCTKLEPVKTENSANCRDISTRL; this is translated from the exons ATGAGATCAAGTTGGCAGTCTGTTCTCAAGAGATTGAGGCCGACTATTTTGACGATCTGGCTATTTCTCAGGCAGCCAGCAAATATATTGGATGTCAATTTGACAATTTCACAAGCAATGAAAGTATACGATGTTGAGGGCGAAGAAAATTTTGACTTGGGAACATTTGAACTTGGTTATTTGGCCCGGGAACCAAATACCAGCGGAGTCGAAAACCCCATGAACCCAGGGATTAATCGTTTCTCTACATGTGTTTCTGCTGACGAGATCGATAAACTAATAATTTCGCAAACCAACCCGAATTCACGAAAGAACACAAAGTGGGCTATAAAAGTGTTTAATGAATGGCGGGCAGCTAGAAGACAAAACGGTGTTGAAATAACAGATTTGTTAACAATGGATGTTTATACGCTTGATTATTGGCTACAGAGATTTGTTTTGGAGGctcgaaaaaaaaacacgggAGACGAATATCCCCCGAAGTCGTTGTATTACATCGTCTGTGGTTTAATGAGACATTGCAAGGACAACAAATTATTTCATGTTAACTTCTTTGATGAAAAAGACGGCACATTTGCACAATTTCGCAAAGTGCTTGATGcaagaatgaaatatttgctggCGAAAGGACTGGGGACTAAACAAAAAAAGGCCGACGCAATATTGGAGGAAGATGAGGAAATGTTGTGGTCATCTGGCGTTTTTGGACAAtcaaattcaacaacacttcaGTATACTGTTTTTTATTATGCCTGTAAAATGTTTGGCTTGAGGGGTAGGGATGAACATAGGAATTTGCTATGTTCTCAGTTTGAACTTGGAGAAGACGGAAAGGCGAAATACATTAGATTTATTTGCCGTAACAACAAAACTTTCAACGGTGGTCTGGCTCATATGAAAGTTAGCAACAAGGATATAAAACATTATTCTAATGAcg GACTTAGGTGTATGTACAACATTTTTGAGACATATCTCAACATGCTTGGTAATGATGGATGCTTTTATCGAAAACCTTTGGCTTTGGTCGGAAACACAATCCGGTATGGAAAGCAGCCGCTTGGTGTAAATAAACTAGAAGAGTTAATGAAAGAGATGTGTCAAAAAGCGGGCTTAACTGGAAATTACACAAATCATTCTGGGAAGAGGACGTGCGCAACAGCATTGTACAAAGCAGGATTAGATGAACAAACAATAATGGATCGTACTGGACACAGGTCGTCAGCTGTAAGGGCATACAAATCAAAAACTGATGAAATAGAGCAAATAGTGTCTTCTGTGTTTAATCCACCAAGTATTGATACAGTTCATGTTACCCTTAATGAATTGGAAGTTAAGGAGCCAGCTTTCAAGTGTACAAAACTGGAACCAGTCAAAACTGAAAATTCCGCAAATTGTCGTGACATTTCAACACGCCTATAA